In one Columba livia isolate bColLiv1 breed racing homer chromosome 23, bColLiv1.pat.W.v2, whole genome shotgun sequence genomic region, the following are encoded:
- the SOCS7 gene encoding suppressor of cytokine signaling 7 isoform X2 — MQRAELRDGEAAAAAAASYRVLSRLLGYGAGPEAGAAGGAVTGAAGPLGPGRLPALPGGGTLRSPRPPPQLMVFRNAAEGRPGEEGGPAVGGGGPGPAGGGGGGAELLCPRHRCALEPKAAARWGAAPPGGLELQLAALGLRPPGLGAKAPAGPPCPCLGPPPPAGPAAEETSDALLVLEALEPDEAGSCSEEEPGSPGRGAARAAGRGAAGPAAPPPAAPGGAGPGGRKGSLKIRLSRLFRTKSCSGGSATGDGGSEGRRGGDLPASAGSLTDVCGARGREQEPGRKHRLTRTQSAFSPVVFSPLFTGETVSLVDVDISQRGLSSPHPPTPPPPPRRSLSLLDAFPRIVPLRGTEGPPGQPVPHLQCPLYRPDSSSFAASLRELEKCGWYWGPMNWEDAEMKLKGKPDGSFLVRDSSDPRYILSLSFRSQGITHHTRMEHYRGTFSLWCHPKFEDRCQSVVEFIKRAIMHSKNGKFLYFLRSRVPGLPPTPVQLLYPVSRFSNVKSLQHLCRFRIRQLVRIDHIPELPLPKPLISYIRKFYYYDPQEEVYLSLKEAQLISRQKQDTEAST; from the exons ATGCAGCGCGCCGAGCTGCGCGACGGGGAGGCGgcagcggccgccgccgcctcctacCGGGTGCTCAGCCGCCTGCTGGGCTATGGGGCCGGGCCGGAGGCgggcgcggcgggcggcgccgttaccggcgcggcggggccgctGGGCCCCGGGCGGCTGCCGGCGCTACCGGGCGGCGGGACGCTGCGCTCCCCGCGGCCTCCGCCGCAGCTGATGGTGTTCCGCAACGCGGCGGAGGGCCGGCCCGGCGAGGAGGGCGGCCCGGCGGTGGGAGGCGGGGGCCCGGgcccggcgggcggcggcggcggcggcgcggagcTGCTGTGCCCGCGGCACCGCTGCGCCCTGGAGCCCAAAGCCGCGGCGCGCTggggggcggccccgccgggcgggctggagctgcagctggcGGCGCTGGGGCTGCGACCGCCCGGGCTTGGAGCGAAGGCACCGGCGGGGCCCCCCTGCCCGTGCCTgggcccgccgccccccgccgggCCCGCCGCCGAGGAGACCAGCGACGcgctgctggtgctggaggcGCTGGAACCCGACGAGGCCGGGAGCTGCTCCGAGGAGGAACCGGGATCCCCCGGGCGCGGAGCCGCCCGCGCCGCCGGGAGAGgagccgccggccccgccgcgccgccccccgccgcccccgggggAGCCGGTCCCGGCGGCAGGAAGGGCTCCTTGAAGATCCGCCTCAGCCGCCTGTTCCGCACCAAGAGCTGCAGCGGCGGCTCGGCCACCGGGGACGGCGGCAGCGAGGGCCGGCGCGGCGGGGACCTGCCTGCCTCGGCCGGGAGCCTGACCGACGTGTGCGGGGCCCGCGGCCGGGAGCAGGAGCCGGGCAG GAAACACAGACTGACAAGAACTCAAAGTGCCTTTTCCCCGGTTGTCTTCAGCCCCCTCTTCACAG GTGAGACGGTGTCGCTGGTGGACGTGGACATCTCACAGCGCGGACTgagctccccccaccccccgacgccgccaccgccgccacGGAGGAGCCTCAGCCTCTTGG ACGCCTTCCCGCGGATTGTCCCTCTGCGGGGGACAGAGGGGCCCCCCGGCCAGCCCGTCCCGCACCTGCAGTGCCCGCTCTACCGCCCGGACTCCAGCAGCTTCGCAGCCAGTTTGCGAGAGCTGGAGAAG TGCGGGTGGTACTGGGGACCCATGAACTGGGAGGACGCCGAGATGAAGCTGAAGGGGAAGCCGGATGGGTCCTTCCTGGTGCGAGACAGTTCGGACCCGCGGTACATCCTGAGCCTGAGCTTTCGGTCGCAGGGCATCACCCACCACACCCGCATGGAGCACTACAGAG GGACCTTCAGCCTGTGGTGCCACCCCAAGTTTGAGGACCGGTGCCAGTCGGTGGTGGAGTTCATCAAGAGGGCCATCATGCACTCCAAGAACGGGAAGTTTCTTTACTTCCTGCGCTCCAGGGTTCCGG GTCTCCCTCCAACGCCTGTCCAGCTCCTGTATCCCGTCTCCAGGTTCAGCAACGTCAAATCCCTTCAGCACCTTTGCCGCTTTCGGATCCGGCAGCTGGTCCGGATCGATCACATCCCCGAGCTGCCGCTGCCCAA GCCCCTGATCTCCTACATCCGCAAGTTCTACTACTACGACCCGCAGGAGGAGGTGTACCTGTCGCTGAAGGAAGCTCAGCTCATCTCCAGACAGAAGCAGGACACCGAAGCCTCCACGTAG
- the SOCS7 gene encoding suppressor of cytokine signaling 7 isoform X1: MQRAELRDGEAAAAAAASYRVLSRLLGYGAGPEAGAAGGAVTGAAGPLGPGRLPALPGGGTLRSPRPPPQLMVFRNAAEGRPGEEGGPAVGGGGPGPAGGGGGGAELLCPRHRCALEPKAAARWGAAPPGGLELQLAALGLRPPGLGAKAPAGPPCPCLGPPPPAGPAAEETSDALLVLEALEPDEAGSCSEEEPGSPGRGAARAAGRGAAGPAAPPPAAPGGAGPGGRKGSLKIRLSRLFRTKSCSGGSATGDGGSEGRRGGDLPASAGSLTDVCGARGREQEPGRKHRLTRTQSAFSPVVFSPLFTGETVSLVDVDISQRGLSSPHPPTPPPPPRRSLSLLDDISGTLPVLVAPMGSSLQSFPLPPPPPPHAPDAFPRIVPLRGTEGPPGQPVPHLQCPLYRPDSSSFAASLRELEKCGWYWGPMNWEDAEMKLKGKPDGSFLVRDSSDPRYILSLSFRSQGITHHTRMEHYRGTFSLWCHPKFEDRCQSVVEFIKRAIMHSKNGKFLYFLRSRVPGLPPTPVQLLYPVSRFSNVKSLQHLCRFRIRQLVRIDHIPELPLPKPLISYIRKFYYYDPQEEVYLSLKEAQLISRQKQDTEAST, translated from the exons ATGCAGCGCGCCGAGCTGCGCGACGGGGAGGCGgcagcggccgccgccgcctcctacCGGGTGCTCAGCCGCCTGCTGGGCTATGGGGCCGGGCCGGAGGCgggcgcggcgggcggcgccgttaccggcgcggcggggccgctGGGCCCCGGGCGGCTGCCGGCGCTACCGGGCGGCGGGACGCTGCGCTCCCCGCGGCCTCCGCCGCAGCTGATGGTGTTCCGCAACGCGGCGGAGGGCCGGCCCGGCGAGGAGGGCGGCCCGGCGGTGGGAGGCGGGGGCCCGGgcccggcgggcggcggcggcggcggcgcggagcTGCTGTGCCCGCGGCACCGCTGCGCCCTGGAGCCCAAAGCCGCGGCGCGCTggggggcggccccgccgggcgggctggagctgcagctggcGGCGCTGGGGCTGCGACCGCCCGGGCTTGGAGCGAAGGCACCGGCGGGGCCCCCCTGCCCGTGCCTgggcccgccgccccccgccgggCCCGCCGCCGAGGAGACCAGCGACGcgctgctggtgctggaggcGCTGGAACCCGACGAGGCCGGGAGCTGCTCCGAGGAGGAACCGGGATCCCCCGGGCGCGGAGCCGCCCGCGCCGCCGGGAGAGgagccgccggccccgccgcgccgccccccgccgcccccgggggAGCCGGTCCCGGCGGCAGGAAGGGCTCCTTGAAGATCCGCCTCAGCCGCCTGTTCCGCACCAAGAGCTGCAGCGGCGGCTCGGCCACCGGGGACGGCGGCAGCGAGGGCCGGCGCGGCGGGGACCTGCCTGCCTCGGCCGGGAGCCTGACCGACGTGTGCGGGGCCCGCGGCCGGGAGCAGGAGCCGGGCAG GAAACACAGACTGACAAGAACTCAAAGTGCCTTTTCCCCGGTTGTCTTCAGCCCCCTCTTCACAG GTGAGACGGTGTCGCTGGTGGACGTGGACATCTCACAGCGCGGACTgagctccccccaccccccgacgccgccaccgccgccacGGAGGAGCCTCAGCCTCTTGG ACGACATCAGCGGGACGCTGCCGGTGCTGGTGGCTCCCATGGGTTCGTCCCTGCAGTCCTTCCCTCTGCcaccgccgcccccgccgcacGCCCCAG ACGCCTTCCCGCGGATTGTCCCTCTGCGGGGGACAGAGGGGCCCCCCGGCCAGCCCGTCCCGCACCTGCAGTGCCCGCTCTACCGCCCGGACTCCAGCAGCTTCGCAGCCAGTTTGCGAGAGCTGGAGAAG TGCGGGTGGTACTGGGGACCCATGAACTGGGAGGACGCCGAGATGAAGCTGAAGGGGAAGCCGGATGGGTCCTTCCTGGTGCGAGACAGTTCGGACCCGCGGTACATCCTGAGCCTGAGCTTTCGGTCGCAGGGCATCACCCACCACACCCGCATGGAGCACTACAGAG GGACCTTCAGCCTGTGGTGCCACCCCAAGTTTGAGGACCGGTGCCAGTCGGTGGTGGAGTTCATCAAGAGGGCCATCATGCACTCCAAGAACGGGAAGTTTCTTTACTTCCTGCGCTCCAGGGTTCCGG GTCTCCCTCCAACGCCTGTCCAGCTCCTGTATCCCGTCTCCAGGTTCAGCAACGTCAAATCCCTTCAGCACCTTTGCCGCTTTCGGATCCGGCAGCTGGTCCGGATCGATCACATCCCCGAGCTGCCGCTGCCCAA GCCCCTGATCTCCTACATCCGCAAGTTCTACTACTACGACCCGCAGGAGGAGGTGTACCTGTCGCTGAAGGAAGCTCAGCTCATCTCCAGACAGAAGCAGGACACCGAAGCCTCCACGTAG